A region of the Haematobia irritans isolate KBUSLIRL chromosome 5, ASM5000362v1, whole genome shotgun sequence genome:
ATTGCAGAATATATCCAACTAGTGCTGGATACTTTCCACAACTCTTTACTTTGCACCATATAGATGCTCATGCCAGATATCTAACAGACTGGGGCCAAGCAGCCGTGGAAACGCCACCGCATAGCCGAGCTTCCCCCAGTTCTCCTGCACGGCCCGGAGAACTGGGGACGGCGGCCACGAGCACATACAACAAAAACGGCCAGCTGACCCTAGGGTCTCCAATAGCTACCCCTGGCCGCCCCATCATGTGGCAAACTATCCGGAGGCTGGGGAATTATGTGAATTTTTTtgcgcagcaacaacaacaacttacAATAGCACTCGTATATTAGGGTGGCTCGCaacaacatttgccatcataacagccttctcacgcagtatgagcttgcaggtagccaggggcatatcaacagattctagttcccctggaatatgtagccttgccaactcatccgcttcgcagttccccggtatgttcctatggccaggcacccatattaggtgaatattggtcTGCTCACCCATCTCATTGaatgatttgcggcagtcgatggccgttttagagttaaggaacacagagtccaaggattttattgcaggttgactgtcttagTATAtactaatgccaacattttttggaacataacatctcagccaattcgccacctcccttattgctaatatttcagcctgaaaaacactacagtgattgggTAATCTTttagctattcgaagttccagatctttagaatatactccgaaaccaacttgtccatccaatttggagctatAAGTGTAGAAGTCTATACATCGTTTATTCCTCGGGGCCTATGTGCACCACGCtcgctgttgggaattagagtttcaaactttttgtcgaaaagtggtctcgccaaagtataatccactacgttaggaacATCTGACTTTATTTTGAGGAccaaactgtgaccgtaacttttttccgaccacagcgatagctcgcgcaaccgcacagccgttgttgcagctgactgtttggccaaaatgtctcaaGGCAatggatgcagcatgacatctattgcctcttactgaatgcgcctgagatacacaagcacgccacgcAGTGTGTCCTTCCCATACATTCGATGGCCAAAAATAGAAGGAGTTGTACGAgagtaatgaaatttggcacgagtccctaatataatagaattaagaaaatttcaaagtatcGACAAAATTGACCACGTCCATCGCCCACCGCCCATACAAACTAAAATCATTtttcgaccacagcgatagctcgcgcaaccgcacagccgttgttgcagctgactgtttggccaaaatgtctaaaggcaatagatgcagcatgacatctattgcctcttactgaatgcgcctgagatacacaagcacgccacgcAGTGTGTCCTTCCCATACATTCGACGGCCAAAAATAGAAGGAGTTGTACGAgagtaatgaaatttggcacgagtccctaatataatagaattaagaaaatttcaaagtatcGACAAAATTGACCACGTCCATCGCCCACCGCCCATACAAACTAAAATCATTTTTGGCttttaaaaattaactattgctacaaatttcctgaaaattgctgAAAGAACATATCTATGCAAcacctttaaaaaaaattatttcatcaaCATTGACCGCGCCCATCACCCACCTCCCATACAAATGATATTTCAAAAATGCCATATCTTCTGTAAATTTATAACTATAATGTTtatttttcgcaaaaatgcatacaGCATCTATTAAATgctgttttgaaaatatgaagaaaatccGCCCACTGTAACACCCGccccccatacaaaaattttacagttCACTCTGTTCTGTCACAATCAGAACTCAAATATTCTTTAAACTCGTTAGTGATAACCAATTCGAACACATAAATCCGAACTGACACTAACCCTTTTTGTTTGTGTACCTTCCAGCACTTGTAACTGGAAAGCAATAAAAGAAAGTACACTGGTcgtaatttcaatagaataactgacaaaaatttattgattttcaatTGTATATATACCTACGAGATAGTTACATCATTGCCTATGCGTTGTACGAGAATTCATGAGTTTGCATATTGCAGTGTTCCACATGTCGGCCAAGTCAGTTTTGGTGAATTGGGACATATGGTAGCATGATCTGCTTACTCAGTAATTAACGTCCAACACTCACAAATATGGGACACTTGATCAttgacataaataaaatgtgttaaactaaacataaatgaaatataaaaccaAAGAAGTAAAAGTAACCTACGACAATGTGTTTCAATGTGTTCTACTTATACGttgattaatttatttgtaataaataGGTTATTAACCAAATAAAGACAAAAAGAAAGAACAAAAGAATTGTATTACAGTACAATACTAAACATTAAATGAACCAAAATCTAACATTCTCCCCCGCGTTGACCCATTGGTCAACCtaatagtaaatttttaaacatgAATGGCAAAATTATGTCTTGGAGTAGGTGTTGGTCTACTATTACTCGACTCAGGAGATGGAGAATTTCGTCTGCATGGCCTCTTAGATATAAGACATCTACATGATATCAGAGTAAAGATTATGCCACCAATGCATAATGCTGCATACGATATTGATATACTATGTTGGTAACTGCGGTGGTGCTCATTTCGTGTGTTTTCGATTGCCTGGAGTTTCTTCTGTATGGATGATAGTTAGtagttattcaaccgtcgaactgaacggacgtgttttctaatagcggagtatttcatcgtaataagtacttattacgaatttcacgtgtggtggaaataataaaccaccatgcagcgaaattcaaagtcatccactgggttgctaacttcagggcccagtggacgggtaacgactgaagttataaatttgggcagcgaccaagagtcaggcccaattagtcgacctgtagacgggtcgactggtggtgacactttggcaagtcgaaccttttctaaggtgacgacatcaaaaggaggcaatccctctcgaaagagattcaaggaacgaagaaatgctttgtttatcctaaagaaattaggatcagtcgacccaagcacgttgtcggctaagcaaagcgattccttaaaatgggctcaaggaattcttgaagctggaaaaagggaacgatcaccggatgagctaccatcctctaaacgggatcaaagatcgtttgcctcagttgcaaaagacagccttgtgatggctattattaataaaggagcattggacggtatgattccaaggcaaaaatggggggaaattgagaacgcgatgtctggtgtctactcagaggtgcgaaaaaagtttcccggaccaagtcctcgacggcaagatgctggatggtatcaaggacgatataagttaatagcttttgcagaccagaggtccatggattgctttaaagctgcattgatgctaattggtgaagtttgggaaggagccgctttggagttagtcgataaaaaagacataccggctaaacctagagcacatgcatggataccggcaaaccctcctgatcctgagtcaatactagagagactaaaagaatgtaacccagatcttccaaccgccgattggaaggttggtcgtttggatgaggtggatggaccaagacgacatgcggtgtttatattaaacatagagtcgctgccacatctagcccagaaccaaggacgcgtaagttatggctttcatgatatccatatgaaggtatacaaaagcgatcagccaaaggataccgaaacggacaagcctccggtagaggcagcagtgaaaaaatctcctagcgaagccgaaggcgacataaaacctacagactatggcgaaaatcatatgcgggaagtttctacaggctcaagcctcaccaaagctgaaccgcggattgttgcgagagtcaccgagatctgtgaagaggaagcccttgatgactcaattgaagcggttgatgtgacggtggttgaaaatttcgatggttctacggttcctccagataaatcttcaccattgtaaggccgcttgtgctgccttaaaagttctcctgatgaaaggagacatagatatagttcttattcaagaaccatacatatataagaacaagatctgtgaattaagcactccgggtttcaaacttttgcataataccggtaacgatataaatcgagcatgtataattgctaaaaacgaactaaacttgtttctgcttccttcattgagcaatgcagacactgtcgtagccagtctagagatatccacatgcaaatattgggtatcttcggtctacatgggacatgatagggatatgccaccctgtgccgttaagaccttagttgaggagtcactaaaaacaaagacaaaactcattatgggatgcgatgcaaatgcacatcatagtatttggggaagtagtgatactaatgcaaggggagagtcgctaatagagtttattttgcgtactaacctggtagtttgcaataagggagatgcaccaaccttcgtcaccaggaacagacaagaggttttggacgtaacgttgacctctccggaactgaatgataagatatctgagtggcaagttttgagggaacatagcttctcagatcatcgctacatcagtttcagattggctgttcgtacttcaaagaccatatttccgccaaatgttaggaaagctgattggaataggtatagggaatcgttcaatttgatgataccggaagtgccggagacaaatatgagcactgtgcaagatatcgaacacgcagtggagcggattactaaggccttcaacatttcactgaaagctgcatgccctagaggaaagccaaggggaaaaaatcggccgccatggtggactacggagttaagtaatatgaggaaatcctgcaggaagctctttaacaaagcaaagtccacaagagctccggaggattgggacacttacaagatgaatctgagagaatataaacgagaactgagaaggtctcaacaaaactcttgggatgattactgtagcagtattgagaatacgtcagaggcttccagactacggaaggtactagcatccactaacaccgctccaggtttcattaaaacatcggagggaaattggacaacgtccagtgaggagacgttggaggtacttttggacacacacttccctggaaatcagacggttgaaccatgttccggcggtgtaacagaggctcagcgatcatttcctatcgaggaaattgtgtcggaatctagaataaaatgggctttaaatagctttggaccattcaaatcccccggacctgatggaattactccggcggagttacaggcagtggctgaaagaattatcccctggttgacggtgatatataaacaatgtgtaaacttagcatatattccagaaaagtggagggaaacaaaagtcgtcttcatacctaaagcaggaaaagcctctcactcgagtgcgaaggatttccgaccaatcagcttatcctcattcctacttaagaccctggagaggatgatagacatgtatcttagaactagcgtggattcaggtttgctctcgaaacgacagcatgcatactcgaagggcaggtctactgagaccgcattgcatgaactagtcagctttattgaaagctcactatctgtcaaagaatacacaatcgtggcgtttctagacatcgaaggggcgttcaataatgtccatccgagctcgatattaaatggactgacaactctgaatgttgatccaggtatacttaggctgttagacgaacttctaatgaagagacgtatttcagccacactagggcaagcaaacatacaaaggtatgtgaacagaggcactccccaaggaggagttctatcacctcttctttggaatgttgctataaacaaccttctggtttctctagaaaaagaaaggataaaagtggtggcatacgcagatgatgtggcgctagcagtcaggggaaaattcccatccataatcagagatattatacagagagctctccggatgactgagaaatgggcgaaagataatggtcttggtgtaaatccagcaaaaacagaaatagtcatgtactgcaaagatcgcaaaactcccacggttaggcccatttccttagggggtactgaaattccctttggtgagtgtgcaaaataccttggcgttattttggacaggaagctgaattttaggcttaatattgaagagagggcgagaaaagccacggtagctttgtactcgtgcaaaaaggcaatagggaaaaagtggggactaagaccaaaaattgtgcattggatatacacggcagtggttagacctataatgctatatggtgttgtagtctggtggccggcacttcagaaaccgacttgtttagataaagttcagcgtatggcgagcttatgtatctcaggcgcatttagtaagacaggaacagactcccttaatgtcatgctacatctattgcctttagacattttggccaaacagtcagctgcaacaacggctgtgcggttgcgcgagctatcgctgtggtcggaaaaaatgtacggtcatagttcggtcctcaaagtaatgccagatgtgcctaacgtagtggattacactttggcgagtccacttttcgacaaaaagtttgaaactctaattcccaacagtgaggcgtggtgtacccagaccccggggaataaaagatatatagatttctatactgttggctccaaattgaatggacaagtgtggttcggagtatattctaaagatctggaaattcgaatagcgaaaagattacctaatcactgtagtgtttttcaggctgaaatattggcaataagagaggtggtaaattggctgagaagtaatgttccaacaaatattggcattaatatatactcagacagtcaacctgcaataaaatccttggactctgtgttccttaactcaaaaacggccatagactgccgcaaatctctcaacgagatggctgagcagtacaatattcacctaatatgggtgcctgttcataggaacataccggggaactgtgaagcagatgtgttagcaaggctaggaactaccttacatattccaggggaactagaatctgttggtatgcctctggccacctgcaagctcttactgcgtgagaaggctgttatgatggccaatattcgatgggaaaattgcaagggttgtaacgacaccaagcaaatatggccccatttaaacttaaaccgcacactagatatgctagtgttctcaaggcgtcagatagcactcctaatatctgctataacgggtcgctgcctgataggcgaatttgcaaaaactataggtgcgaagtataatgactattgtataagctgtcatgacgtggaggaaaaggaatcaattaaacacctcttgtgtgagtgtcctgctttttgtgtaagtcgtaagcgaattttaggagcatatagctttagattactggctgacctggaaaacgttaacttaagcagtttattaatgtttttggagcaatctggttggttccacaaaagtaaataatagagaaggttcagtggttaagactagaagtgcccatatgtaataggtacttttagttaaatgtggtatcacaatggactgaatagtctaagtgagcctgaaatttaatcgggctgccactttaacctaacctaacctaacctatggatgATAGTTCGGCCAGATGTGAATCGAGTTGATCCCGTTAAGTTTTTTCTCCATCTGTCCGAAGTTGTGTTTAGTTGTTGTCATACTTTGTTtcacaacattcagagttgagtTGATAACCGAAGTCTGATCTCTCAAAAGTCTTAACATGACGGAATCATCTGTTTTCATGTTTTTTATAGTTGCTGACATCTGTTCTGCGTACTCCGAGTCCAGAATACCAAACAGTGAATTAGCTATATTTCCAATTATGTTAATAGCACCTCTTATTATTCGTGATTTACGCAGCAGTTTGTTTTCTAATTCTAGCTCTTGTTCAattcggaaaaaattttcaagaatatGGCGACAAGATTCCTTAATTTCCATCATGTCACATGTCTTTTGCAAGGAAAGAGTTTCATCACGCAACAATTTGGTATCCTTCCAATACATTGATAAGTCGTAGTAAACAATTAGATTCCATTGGCTTGTTGCAATTTTTGTTCTTCCAACTTCTTCGAAGTGAACTCCCAATTTTGATTCAAATCTTGAGATGTTTAGGTGAGTTGATGATACAATCGGGAGGATTAAAAACATCGCTAGCAAAGTTAAAACTAAATGGTTTCCATGTAAGCGTGTCTTCTTTCGTTCTGGTTCAGTCTCAATGTCTTCATCAACACAACTGGCTGTATTTTCAATCGGTAGCAGTGCTAGGCGGTGTATCGGTCTCTTGAAAATCCCTGTTGCCGTTTTTACCTCAGCAACACGAACAATTCCATCATTTCCTGGGAAAACATTAGTTATGCGTCCCAGTGGCCATTTCAATGGTGGAGTGTTATCCTCCTGAATTATCACCATATTTCCTGGTTTGAGGTTGGGAGATGATTTCTTCCATTTATGTCGAAGCTGAAGTTCTTGCAAGTACTCTTTTGACCATTGCTTCCAAAACTCAAATTTCAGTCTTGACACAAGCTCCCATCTGGATAGCAAGGATATTTTTCGGGAATCTGCTTCACTATCTATTGGAGTGGTAAGTGGTTCGCCAATTAGGAAGTGTCCTGGAGTCAGTGCCGTTAAATCGGATGGATCACTCGACATAGGTGTCAATGGACGGGAATTCAGTATTGCTTCGACCTCCACAATTACAGTTTCAAATTCTTCGTAAGTTAGCGAAGCAGTACCCATACTTCTTACAAGAAGATGTTTTGCAGATTTTACTGCTGCTTCCCATAAACCTCCAAAATGAGGTGCTCTTGGtggaataaagttaaatttgatTCCTTTAGAACTGGCAGCAGTCATTATATTTTCTTGTGCCTCTGATGAGTAAATCGCTTCAGCCAATTCTGATAGTTGGTTCTTAGCTCCCACAAAATTAGTTGCATTGTCAGAATATATGTTTTGACAGTGTCCACGACGAGCAATGAACCTTTTCAAAGCTCCAATAAATGCACTAGTTGATAGGTCAAATACAAGTTCCAAGTGTACTGCCTTAGttgcaaaacaacaaaaaactgatATGTACGCCTTAGTAGGTCGCTTGCCTCTTACTCTGTGATGTATCCAAAAAGGATCACAGTAATCAACGCCACTATTAATGAATGGACGAGCAGGAACTACGCGTGTTTGTGGTAAGTCGCCCATTATTTGTTGACACAATTGTGGTTTCGCCCTGGTACATCTGACGCATTTCTGGACAACGGATCGAGCTGTTATCTTTCCTTTCACCGGCCAAAACCGTTGTCTGACTGTGTTTAATAATGCCTGGTGTCCACAATGTTTGTTTTCCTCAtgcaaagaaataaataataacttCGTTATTGGGTCATTATAAGGGAGTACCATAGGTTGTTTAACATCTTCGTGAAGGTCTGAATTTCCTAAGCGACCTCCAACCCTTATGATACCCTTGGAATCCAAATATGGACTAAGAGCATTAATACAACTTCTTTTATCCACTTCGTGGCTTTTCTGCAACTGTTTGATTTCGTCATAGAAGTCAGATCTTTGCACCCTTCGGATGATGACGTATAGAGACTCAT
Encoded here:
- the LOC142239762 gene encoding uncharacterized protein LOC142239762; the protein is MYKYVKLDIAVIPQSILTDVEKKATISTAVEQDAILYKVHHGGSFKRLQRIIGYIFRFMNNTRIPKHKRNSHISLTPKELDESLYVIIRRVQRSDFYDEIKQLQKSHEVDKRSCINALSPYLDSKGIIRVGGRLGNSDLHEDVKQPMVLPYNDPITKLLFISLHEENKHCGHQALLNTVRQRFWPVKGKITARSVVQKCVRCTRAKPQLCQQIMGDLPQTRVVPARPFINSGVDYCDPFWIHHRVRGKRPTKAYISVFCCFATKAVHLELVFDLSTSAFIGALKRFIARRGHCQNIYSDNATNFVGAKNQLSELAEAIYSSEAQENIMTAASSKGIKFNFIPPRAPHFGGLWEAAVKSAKHLLVRSMGTASLTYEEFETVIVEVEAILNSRPLTPMSSDPSDLTALTPGHFLIGEPLTTPIDSEADSRKISLLSRWELVSRLKFEFWKQWSKEYLQELQLRHKWKKSSPNLKPGNMVIIQEDNTPPLKWPLGRITNVFPGNDGIVRVAEVKTATGIFKRPIHRLALLPIENTASCVDEDIETEPERKKTRLHGNHLVLTLLAMFLILPIVSSTHLNISRFESKLGVHFEEVGRTKIATSQWNLIVYYDLSMYWKDTKLLRDETLSLQKTCDMMEIKESCRHILENFFRIEQELELENKLLRKSRIIRGAINIIGNIANSLFGILDSEYAEQMSATIKNMKTDDSVMLRLLRDQTSVINSTLNVVKQSMTTTKHNFGQMEKKLNGINSIHIWPNYHP